In Nonomuraea sp. NBC_00507, the following are encoded in one genomic region:
- a CDS encoding ATP-binding cassette domain-containing protein: MEATIEVSGLRKRFGQTLALDGMTFTVRPGQVTGFVGPNGAGKSTTMRVILGLDAPDEGRALIGGQPYTSLRTPLCHVGALLDAGALQPSRTARNHLLWLAHSQGLGAGRVNEVVAQVGLESAAKRKAGGFSLGMRQRLGIAAALLGDPPVLMLDEPFNGLDPEGIVWMRGFLRALAAEGRAVLVSSHLMSELQDTAGHLVVVGRGRVVADTSVADLIAAASDGRVTLRTPERPAAMQALAQAGGTVTVTDRDTINVSGLAAEHIVRLLGAQSIPFSEVSAHRATLEEAYLDLTRDAVEFRGAAR, from the coding sequence GTGGAAGCAACCATCGAAGTCAGCGGGCTGCGCAAGCGGTTCGGCCAGACCCTGGCGCTGGACGGGATGACGTTCACCGTTCGGCCCGGCCAGGTCACCGGTTTCGTCGGTCCGAACGGCGCCGGCAAATCCACCACGATGCGGGTGATCCTCGGCCTGGACGCGCCCGACGAGGGCCGCGCCCTGATCGGCGGCCAGCCGTACACGAGTCTGCGCACCCCCCTGTGCCACGTCGGCGCGCTGCTGGACGCCGGCGCGCTGCAACCGAGCCGCACCGCGCGCAACCACCTGCTCTGGCTGGCCCACTCCCAAGGGCTGGGCGCCGGGCGGGTGAACGAGGTCGTGGCGCAGGTCGGGCTCGAGTCGGCGGCCAAGCGCAAGGCAGGCGGGTTCTCGCTCGGCATGCGCCAGCGGCTCGGCATCGCCGCGGCGCTGCTCGGCGACCCGCCGGTGCTCATGCTGGACGAACCGTTCAACGGCCTCGACCCCGAGGGCATCGTGTGGATGCGCGGTTTCCTGCGCGCGCTGGCCGCCGAGGGACGTGCCGTGCTGGTGTCCAGTCACCTGATGAGCGAGCTCCAGGACACCGCCGGCCATCTCGTGGTGGTGGGCCGGGGCCGGGTGGTCGCGGACACCAGCGTGGCCGACCTGATCGCGGCCGCGTCCGACGGCCGGGTGACGCTCCGTACGCCGGAACGGCCCGCGGCGATGCAGGCACTGGCTCAGGCCGGCGGCACGGTCACCGTCACCGACCGCGACACGATCAACGTGTCCGGGCTGGCGGCCGAGCACATCGTGCGCCTGCTGGGCGCCCAGTCGATTCCGTTCTCTGAGGTGAGCGCGCACCGCGCGACGCTGGAGGAGGCGTACCTGGACCTGACCAGGGACGCCGTGGAGTTCCGTGGAGCGGCCCGATGA
- a CDS encoding FxsB family cyclophane-forming radical SAM/SPASM peptide maturase, with protein MTKLLDNGWRPYPFRQFLLKVHSRCNLACDYCYVYNLADQSWRSRPKIMAPELVTAAAERIAEHATAHRLHSVRLILHGGEPLLAGHPYLRKIVDTVRAAAGPHIRVDAAVQTNAVLLNEDTLRSFRDLDVSVGVSLDGSRRANDRNRRFTDGRSSYDSVATALDLLRTPPFRHLYSGLLCTVDLANDPLETYKSLLRFDPPAIDFLIPHGTWESPPPGRFPDSETPYGDWLVAVFDRWYADSGRTVVRLFQEIVNLLMGGASASEAVGLTPSSLVVVETDGTIEQTDSLKVVRQGAPTTGLNVVDHPFDTALRHPGMVARQLGWDALSDTCRACRFARVCGAGLYPHRYRPGTGFLNPSVYCPDLYHLIGHIRSRLVGDLRRATR; from the coding sequence GTGACCAAATTGCTGGACAACGGTTGGCGCCCGTACCCCTTCCGACAATTCCTGCTAAAAGTTCACAGTCGTTGCAATCTCGCCTGCGACTACTGCTATGTCTACAATCTCGCCGATCAGAGCTGGCGGTCCCGGCCCAAAATCATGGCGCCCGAACTCGTCACCGCCGCCGCAGAACGCATCGCCGAGCACGCCACCGCGCACAGGTTGCACTCCGTCAGGCTGATCCTGCACGGCGGCGAACCCTTGCTCGCCGGGCACCCGTACCTTCGCAAGATCGTGGACACCGTCCGCGCGGCCGCGGGCCCGCACATCCGAGTGGACGCCGCCGTCCAGACCAACGCCGTGCTCCTGAACGAGGACACGCTGCGATCCTTCCGGGACCTCGACGTCAGCGTGGGCGTGAGCCTCGACGGCAGCAGGCGGGCCAACGACCGCAATCGCCGCTTCACGGACGGGCGCAGCAGCTACGACTCCGTCGCCACCGCACTCGACCTGCTGCGGACCCCGCCGTTCCGGCACCTCTACAGCGGGCTCCTATGCACGGTTGACCTGGCCAACGACCCCCTGGAGACCTACAAGTCGCTGCTGCGCTTCGACCCCCCAGCCATCGACTTCCTGATCCCGCACGGAACGTGGGAGTCCCCGCCGCCCGGCCGCTTCCCCGACAGCGAGACGCCCTACGGCGACTGGCTCGTCGCCGTGTTCGATCGCTGGTACGCCGACAGCGGGCGCACGGTCGTGCGGCTCTTCCAGGAGATCGTCAATCTACTGATGGGCGGGGCCTCGGCCAGCGAGGCGGTCGGCCTCACGCCGTCCTCCCTGGTGGTCGTGGAGACCGACGGCACCATCGAGCAGACCGACTCACTCAAGGTCGTCCGGCAAGGCGCTCCGACGACCGGCCTGAACGTCGTCGACCATCCCTTCGACACCGCGCTGCGGCACCCCGGCATGGTGGCCAGGCAGCTCGGCTGGGATGCGTTGAGCGACACCTGCAGGGCGTGCCGTTTCGCCCGGGTCTGCGGCGCCGGCCTCTATCCACACCGCTACCGGCCGGGCACGGGCTTTCTCAACCCCTCGGTCTACTGCCCCGACCTCTACCACCTGATCGGGCACATCCGCTCCCGCCTCGTCGGCGATCTTCGCCGGGCCACTCGCTGA
- a CDS encoding ABC transporter permease subunit — protein sequence MSSAVTPHRSGLRVVRDGFAQLLHAEWTKFRTVRGWVAGMAVAALLIVGLGLLSATGSHSSCMKGPVEEPCPAPILGPGGEAVVDRFYFVHQPLDGDGTITVRVKSMTGEIRKPDVTPGVRNTITGVVPWAKAGVMIKESTKQGAPYAAMMVTGSHGVRMQHNFTEDVAGRPGGVSAESPRWLRLTRTGDTIIGEESPDGRQWTRVGTARLAGLPTQVRIGLFAASPGDLTVTPNTIGGSVAASRFAEATAVMDQVSMRWKGTGATWKIDDIGVTTGLDGVTPHHPGRLERSGGTFTVTGVGDIAPLTGDATIERTLTGAMAGLIAVIVVAVLFVTTEYRRQLVRTTLLASPRRGRVLAAKAVVIGAVTFVAGLAAVALTLPLGRRILRGNNIFTLPVPTLTELRVVAGVAALLAVIAVFSLALGALFRRSAMAVIVAIAAILVPYLLATASILPENVSDWLLRITPAAGFAIQQSVPEYPQVISHYAPVAGYYPLAPWGGFAVTCGYAALALVLAVRRLRRSDV from the coding sequence ATGAGCAGCGCTGTGACCCCCCATCGCTCGGGCCTCCGTGTCGTGCGCGACGGCTTCGCGCAGCTGCTGCACGCCGAGTGGACCAAATTCCGCACCGTCCGCGGCTGGGTGGCAGGCATGGCGGTCGCGGCGCTGCTCATCGTGGGGCTCGGGCTGCTGTCCGCCACGGGCAGCCACTCCTCGTGCATGAAGGGGCCGGTCGAGGAGCCGTGTCCCGCTCCCATCCTGGGACCTGGCGGCGAGGCAGTGGTGGACAGGTTCTACTTCGTGCACCAGCCGCTGGACGGGGACGGCACCATCACCGTACGCGTGAAGTCCATGACCGGCGAGATCCGCAAGCCCGACGTCACCCCCGGAGTCAGGAACACCATCACCGGCGTCGTGCCCTGGGCGAAAGCCGGCGTCATGATCAAGGAGAGCACCAAGCAGGGCGCTCCTTACGCGGCCATGATGGTCACGGGCAGCCACGGTGTGCGGATGCAGCACAACTTCACCGAGGATGTGGCGGGCCGCCCTGGCGGCGTGTCAGCGGAGTCCCCGCGCTGGCTGCGGCTGACCCGCACGGGCGACACGATCATCGGCGAGGAGTCACCCGACGGCAGACAGTGGACCCGGGTCGGCACCGCCCGCCTGGCCGGGCTGCCCACTCAGGTCCGCATCGGGCTGTTCGCCGCCTCCCCCGGCGACCTGACCGTGACGCCGAACACCATAGGCGGGTCCGTCGCCGCCTCCCGGTTCGCGGAAGCTACCGCCGTCATGGACCAGGTCAGCATGCGGTGGAAGGGAACCGGAGCCACCTGGAAGATCGACGACATCGGAGTCACGACGGGGCTCGACGGTGTGACGCCCCATCACCCGGGCAGGCTGGAGCGCTCCGGCGGCACGTTCACCGTCACCGGGGTCGGGGACATCGCGCCGCTCACGGGCGACGCCACCATCGAACGCACGCTGACTGGCGCCATGGCCGGACTGATCGCGGTGATCGTGGTGGCGGTGCTGTTCGTGACCACCGAGTATCGGAGGCAGCTGGTCCGCACGACACTGCTCGCCAGCCCACGGCGCGGCCGGGTGCTGGCCGCCAAGGCCGTCGTGATCGGCGCGGTGACCTTCGTCGCAGGGCTGGCAGCCGTCGCCCTCACTCTCCCGCTCGGCCGGCGGATCCTGCGGGGCAACAACATCTTCACGCTCCCGGTGCCCACGCTCACCGAGCTGCGCGTGGTCGCCGGCGTCGCGGCGCTGCTCGCCGTGATCGCCGTTTTCTCCCTCGCCCTGGGTGCCTTGTTCCGGCGCAGCGCCATGGCGGTCATCGTGGCCATCGCAGCGATCCTGGTCCCGTACCTTCTCGCGACCGCATCGATCCTGCCCGAGAACGTGTCGGACTGGCTGCTGCGGATCACGCCCGCCGCCGGATTCGCGATCCAGCAGAGTGTCCCCGAGTACCCGCAGGTGATCTCCCACTACGCGCCGGTGGCCGGCTACTACCCGCTGGCGCCGTGGGGCGGTTTCGCCGTGACGTGCGGGTACGCGGCGCTGGCCCTCGTCCTGGCGGTGCGCCGGCTGCGCCGGAGCGACGTATGA
- a CDS encoding response regulator, with the protein MIRVVIADDHLVVRTGFAELLDTQPDFEVAGTAADGAEAVRICRELAPDVVLMDVRMPGMGGIEATRQLAGAGADGPRVLILTTFDLDEYVYDALRAGASGFLLKDVTAERLFDAVRVIAAGEALLAPAVTKRLISEFARLGPRSQAPALSTLTPRETQVLRLVAEGLSNPEIAVRLVVTEETVKTHVSRVLNKLGLRDRTQAVVTAYETGLVVPRSRS; encoded by the coding sequence ATGATCCGTGTGGTCATCGCCGACGATCACCTGGTCGTCCGGACCGGGTTCGCCGAGCTGCTCGACACCCAGCCGGACTTCGAGGTCGCCGGCACCGCCGCCGACGGGGCAGAGGCGGTGCGGATCTGCCGCGAGCTGGCCCCCGACGTCGTGCTCATGGACGTGCGCATGCCGGGCATGGGCGGGATCGAGGCCACCAGGCAGCTCGCCGGAGCCGGCGCGGACGGGCCGCGGGTGCTCATCCTGACGACGTTCGACCTGGACGAGTACGTCTACGACGCGTTGCGCGCCGGTGCCAGCGGCTTCCTGCTCAAGGACGTCACCGCCGAGCGGCTCTTCGACGCCGTACGCGTGATCGCCGCCGGCGAGGCGCTGCTGGCGCCGGCGGTCACCAAGCGGCTGATCAGCGAGTTCGCCCGCCTCGGCCCGAGATCGCAGGCGCCCGCGCTGTCGACGCTGACGCCGCGCGAGACGCAGGTGCTCCGGTTGGTCGCCGAGGGGCTGTCCAATCCGGAGATCGCGGTCCGGCTGGTGGTCACGGAGGAGACGGTCAAGACCCACGTCAGCCGGGTCCTGAACAAGCTCGGGCTGCGCGACAGGACGCAGGCCGTCGTCACCGCGTACGAGACGGGCCTGGTCGTGCCGCGCAGCCGGTCATGA
- a CDS encoding HEXXH motif domain-containing protein has protein sequence MRPRDHRIPDDALQRLAAGGGGAAAVRHLVAAEQSKHRLLMILMMRLSADLRHPHAAAAEHAYELLAEAEKKQPGAVRGVIGHPAVGAWLKETVQALQRGEPGRPGPAQLGAVAAVAAVRAGLPCRAEVPAPDGTIMLPALGQIVLGTGADGAGLVDLRVHAGGQVTAGGVHLRPDEPERPGWRPLRQVTTAQGDLTLLVDDLDPFRWPRETVIEGRLPDGELNAWRAGLESAWAMLRQHHWTIAEETREIVSVLTPIQGPDQGMNSASQGARFGAVAMSTPPDGRWLASTFAHEVQHAKLGAILDVVRLLEPGKGTYYAPWRPDPRPLSGLIQGAYAYLGVSGFWRRQRAFEPDLRPHIEFAHWRESAHAVTGTLLDSGQLTATGERFVTSMRRTLSAWLAEPVPDEALRAARQEAEAHRAAWGAGNEPVTG, from the coding sequence ATGCGCCCACGGGACCACCGGATACCCGACGACGCTCTCCAGCGACTCGCCGCGGGCGGTGGCGGCGCCGCCGCCGTCCGCCATCTCGTCGCGGCCGAGCAGAGCAAGCATCGGCTGCTGATGATTCTCATGATGCGGCTGAGCGCCGACCTCCGTCACCCGCACGCCGCAGCCGCCGAGCACGCGTACGAGCTCCTCGCCGAGGCCGAGAAGAAACAGCCCGGGGCGGTGCGCGGCGTGATCGGCCATCCGGCGGTCGGTGCCTGGCTCAAGGAGACCGTACAGGCCCTGCAGCGAGGAGAACCCGGCAGGCCCGGTCCCGCCCAGCTCGGCGCGGTCGCCGCCGTGGCCGCCGTCAGGGCCGGACTCCCCTGTCGCGCCGAGGTGCCCGCCCCGGACGGCACGATCATGCTTCCCGCCCTGGGCCAGATCGTGCTCGGCACCGGCGCGGATGGGGCCGGGCTGGTGGACCTGCGGGTGCATGCCGGCGGGCAGGTGACGGCCGGCGGCGTGCACCTGCGCCCGGACGAGCCGGAGCGGCCCGGCTGGCGCCCGCTCCGCCAGGTGACCACGGCACAGGGTGACCTCACCCTGCTGGTGGACGACCTGGATCCCTTCCGGTGGCCCCGCGAGACCGTCATCGAGGGGCGCCTGCCGGACGGCGAGCTGAACGCCTGGCGCGCCGGTCTGGAGTCGGCCTGGGCCATGCTCCGGCAGCACCACTGGACGATCGCGGAGGAGACCCGCGAGATCGTCTCCGTCCTGACGCCCATCCAGGGCCCGGACCAGGGCATGAACAGCGCGTCGCAGGGCGCCAGGTTCGGCGCGGTCGCCATGTCCACCCCGCCCGACGGCCGGTGGCTGGCCTCCACCTTCGCCCACGAGGTCCAGCACGCCAAACTCGGCGCGATCCTGGACGTCGTGCGACTGCTGGAGCCCGGCAAGGGCACCTACTACGCGCCGTGGCGGCCGGATCCCCGGCCGCTGTCCGGCCTGATCCAGGGCGCGTACGCGTACCTGGGCGTCAGCGGCTTCTGGCGGCGGCAGCGGGCGTTCGAGCCGGACCTGCGGCCCCACATCGAGTTCGCCCACTGGCGGGAGTCCGCGCACGCGGTGACCGGCACGCTGCTGGACAGCGGCCAGCTCACCGCCACGGGCGAGCGGTTCGTCACCTCCATGCGGCGCACGCTCTCGGCCTGGCTGGCCGAGCCAGTGCCGGACGAGGCGCTGCGCGCCGCGCGTCAGGAGGCCGAGGCGCACCGCGCGGCCTGGGGGGCGGGCAACGAGCCCGTCACAGGCTGA
- a CDS encoding sensor histidine kinase, with product MERARDRGWTWRGHRDQVAVGVLLALLVLLALAESIRGGSDTQPVMGHTVSAPAGDPAARTGGPPPTGATDAGAVDAPANGAFPPSTGTRDGLPQGAPLAIVVFPLLALATTLPLLLLWGQPLLAAVLICAASVLSIAGFHTLTVAGVIAQLVAAYRCGLHASPAPAVLVTVPFPVLAVALEATGATGGGLVPVLTLVVACLVPAAALGGIARRAGRKAMADTVVRQVVADSLLEHTARGERARIARELHDVVAHHISMVAVQAETARLAVPGMPAAGAERLLAIGDTARAALTEMRRLLGVLREDAQAEATWRPQPGLRLHELNELLDESREASGAGTRLILRGAPVELDPGVELAAYRIIQEALTNARRHAPGAAVDVELHYADDALRVTVRDNGPGPSGGNQAGHGLAGMRERAVAVGGELRTGPAPGGGFLVEARLPGKDADDASMTGNAPVTGNAP from the coding sequence GTGGAGCGCGCGCGAGACCGGGGCTGGACCTGGCGGGGACACCGGGATCAGGTGGCCGTCGGAGTGCTGCTTGCGCTGCTGGTGCTGCTCGCCCTGGCCGAGTCGATCAGAGGAGGCAGCGACACGCAGCCGGTCATGGGACATACGGTGAGCGCGCCGGCCGGCGATCCGGCCGCCCGCACCGGTGGCCCACCCCCTACCGGCGCCACCGACGCGGGGGCCGTGGACGCGCCGGCGAACGGCGCTTTCCCGCCGTCCACGGGCACCCGGGACGGGTTGCCGCAGGGTGCGCCACTCGCCATCGTGGTCTTCCCGTTGCTCGCCCTGGCCACGACCCTTCCGCTGCTCCTGCTCTGGGGACAGCCGCTCCTGGCCGCGGTCCTGATCTGTGCGGCGAGTGTGTTGTCGATCGCAGGTTTCCACACGCTGACCGTGGCCGGTGTGATCGCACAGCTGGTCGCCGCTTACCGGTGTGGCCTTCACGCGTCGCCGGCCCCGGCCGTGCTCGTCACCGTGCCGTTCCCGGTGCTGGCTGTGGCGCTGGAGGCGACCGGCGCGACGGGCGGCGGCCTGGTACCGGTTCTCACGCTGGTGGTGGCCTGCCTGGTCCCCGCCGCGGCGCTGGGCGGGATCGCGCGGCGAGCTGGTCGCAAGGCCATGGCTGACACCGTCGTGAGGCAGGTTGTCGCGGACAGCCTGCTGGAGCACACCGCCCGTGGCGAGCGCGCGCGGATTGCCCGTGAGCTGCACGATGTCGTCGCGCACCACATCTCCATGGTGGCCGTGCAGGCGGAGACCGCCCGGCTGGCGGTTCCCGGGATGCCTGCCGCCGGAGCGGAGCGGTTGCTGGCGATCGGTGACACCGCCAGGGCGGCGCTGACCGAGATGCGGCGGCTGCTCGGTGTGCTGCGCGAGGACGCGCAGGCGGAGGCGACCTGGCGGCCGCAGCCAGGCCTGCGCCTGCACGAGCTCAACGAGTTGCTCGACGAGTCACGCGAGGCGTCGGGTGCCGGGACCCGGCTGATACTCCGCGGTGCGCCGGTCGAGCTCGACCCGGGGGTGGAGCTGGCGGCGTACCGGATCATCCAGGAGGCGCTGACCAACGCGCGGCGGCACGCGCCCGGTGCGGCCGTGGACGTGGAGTTGCACTACGCTGACGACGCCCTGCGGGTGACGGTCCGCGACAACGGGCCAGGACCGTCCGGCGGGAACCAGGCCGGCCATGGCCTGGCGGGTATGAGGGAGCGTGCCGTGGCCGTGGGTGGCGAGTTGCGGACCGGGCCCGCGCCCGGCGGCGGCTTCCTCGTCGAGGCACGCCTGCCCGGAAAAGACGCCGACGACGCGTCCATGACCGGCAACGCCCCCGTGACGGGCAACGCCCCGTGA
- a CDS encoding ABC transporter permease — MRREIHAEWTKLRTMPGPGWLLAGMVVLTVALSAVAAGAVTCGSAGCGQDAARLGLMGVQLGQAVVALLAVLAVCSEYSTGLIRTSLTAMPRRTTMLAAKASVLTGLTLVAGTVAVLGSVLAGRLLLPGSSSTAAPGYAPLSLADGPTLRAAVGSVLYLGLIALLSVGVAIAVRDSATATGGVLSLLYLFPLAIRMVADEETQRFLWSISPTNAGLAIQATTDAAVLPLGPWAGLGVLAAWAAAALLTGWVLLRQRDA, encoded by the coding sequence ATGAGGCGGGAGATCCACGCCGAGTGGACGAAGCTACGCACCATGCCCGGGCCCGGCTGGCTGCTGGCCGGGATGGTCGTGCTGACCGTGGCACTGAGCGCCGTGGCGGCCGGCGCCGTGACCTGTGGGTCGGCCGGCTGCGGCCAGGACGCGGCCCGGCTCGGCCTCATGGGCGTGCAGCTGGGTCAGGCCGTGGTCGCCCTGCTGGCCGTCCTCGCTGTCTGCAGTGAATACAGCACCGGCCTGATCCGCACCAGCCTCACCGCGATGCCGCGCAGGACCACCATGCTGGCCGCCAAGGCGAGCGTGCTCACCGGCCTGACGCTGGTCGCCGGGACGGTCGCGGTGCTCGGGTCCGTGCTGGCCGGGCGGCTGCTCCTGCCGGGGAGCAGCTCCACCGCCGCACCCGGCTACGCGCCGCTGTCCCTGGCCGACGGGCCGACGCTGCGCGCCGCCGTCGGCTCGGTGCTCTATCTCGGGCTGATCGCCCTGCTCAGCGTGGGCGTCGCCATCGCCGTACGCGACTCCGCGACGGCCACCGGCGGCGTGCTCAGCCTGCTCTACCTGTTTCCGCTGGCCATCCGCATGGTCGCGGACGAGGAGACGCAGCGTTTCCTCTGGAGCATCTCGCCGACGAACGCCGGGCTGGCCATCCAGGCCACCACTGACGCGGCCGTCCTGCCCCTCGGCCCATGGGCGGGGCTGGGCGTGCTCGCGGCATGGGCGGCCGCGGCGTTGCTGACCGGCTGGGTGCTGTTGCGACAGCGGGACGCCTAA
- the fxsT gene encoding FxSxx-COOH system tetratricopeptide repeat protein, producing MSERAGTQAVPRMPPIWGKRIPGRNKHFTGRENLLEELRASLESTTTAAVVPLPQALQGLGGVGKTQLAIEYAWRYRGFYDLVWWVPADQPMLVPSTLAALTNDLKLPSASSAGIEEAAAAVRDALQRGDPIDRWLLIFDNADEPEEIKDFIPQGGPGHVLITSRNSRWSGVADTVPVDVFSTSESVAFLRKRLQRDVAQKEAERLAGELGDLPLALEQAAALQAMTGMTTDEYIELLSQQTRALLGASKSTEYPHTMTAAWQLSVLEIENRMREAAEVLRCLAFFGPDPIPRDVFRRGNKSGAERMGPILANPLTLNKAIAELNRFALVKVEQEAGTVQVHRLVQALLRDSLKKEERDQIRHEVHLLLASGAPTDPENTADWEGFANLLPHVRPSGVVQCPDEDVQRFGIDIVRYLYRVANYNSAKSFGEEFLQHWTEAGGPSSGNVLRLRRHLGNVLWQTGAYTESYTLNEKTLDLMREKFGPEDEETLWMARTYAANLRAQGNFHEAFEQDKASLEAHERAFGPFAPPTLRAINNLALDHALLAQYDTALELQRLAFVEQSSARQGVSKWDVQLAWNGLARVVRLSGDHASACDVGEEAYAHGIRELQIEHALTLMTARDLSIAKRRHGDLEEALDLIQETHARLTKLYGPDNPETMAATVALSNTLRQAGMPEEAMVRAREALPRYKHTFGEDHPFTYGCMINIALLYRLRGDAQRAKEMDEEARAGLLDKVGRDHIYSFSSTINLASDLGALGDVHGACELGAQVLDQIRNFYGPQNLLSLAASVNLSIDMRAVGEAEKGNALYESTMAQYEQLLPPSHPERMVAAKGERFNWDFDPFSL from the coding sequence GTGAGTGAGCGGGCAGGCACCCAGGCGGTGCCTCGTATGCCCCCGATCTGGGGCAAGAGGATTCCGGGGCGAAACAAGCATTTCACCGGGCGGGAAAACCTGCTCGAGGAGTTGCGGGCGAGCCTGGAGAGCACCACGACGGCCGCCGTCGTGCCGTTGCCGCAGGCGTTGCAAGGCCTGGGCGGAGTGGGGAAGACCCAGCTCGCCATCGAGTACGCCTGGCGGTACCGCGGATTCTACGACCTCGTCTGGTGGGTTCCCGCCGACCAGCCGATGCTGGTGCCGAGCACCCTGGCCGCGCTCACCAACGACCTGAAGCTGCCGTCGGCCAGCAGCGCCGGCATCGAGGAGGCGGCCGCCGCGGTTCGCGACGCGCTGCAACGCGGCGACCCCATCGACCGGTGGCTGCTCATCTTCGACAACGCGGACGAGCCTGAGGAGATCAAGGACTTCATCCCACAGGGCGGTCCTGGACACGTGCTCATCACCTCGCGCAACAGCCGGTGGAGCGGCGTGGCCGACACCGTACCGGTCGACGTCTTCTCCACCTCGGAGAGCGTTGCCTTCCTGCGCAAGCGCCTGCAGCGCGACGTGGCCCAGAAGGAGGCCGAGCGCCTGGCGGGCGAGCTCGGAGACCTTCCGCTGGCACTGGAGCAGGCCGCGGCCCTCCAGGCCATGACCGGCATGACGACCGACGAGTACATCGAGCTGCTGAGCCAGCAGACTCGGGCGCTGCTCGGCGCGAGCAAGTCCACGGAATACCCGCACACGATGACGGCGGCTTGGCAGCTGTCGGTGCTGGAGATCGAGAATCGGATGCGCGAGGCCGCCGAGGTGCTCCGCTGCCTGGCCTTCTTCGGCCCCGACCCGATCCCGCGCGACGTCTTCCGCCGCGGCAACAAGAGCGGCGCCGAGCGTATGGGGCCGATCCTGGCCAATCCGCTCACGCTCAACAAGGCCATAGCCGAGCTCAACAGGTTCGCGTTGGTGAAGGTCGAGCAGGAGGCGGGCACGGTGCAGGTGCACCGGCTCGTCCAGGCGCTCCTTCGCGACTCACTCAAGAAGGAGGAGCGCGACCAGATCCGGCACGAGGTGCACCTGTTGCTGGCCAGCGGCGCCCCGACCGATCCCGAGAACACCGCCGACTGGGAGGGCTTCGCCAACCTCCTCCCGCACGTGCGCCCCTCCGGCGTCGTCCAGTGCCCTGACGAGGACGTGCAGCGCTTCGGCATCGACATCGTCCGCTACCTGTACCGGGTGGCCAACTACAACTCGGCCAAGTCGTTCGGCGAGGAGTTCCTCCAGCACTGGACCGAGGCCGGCGGGCCGAGCAGCGGCAACGTGCTGCGCCTGCGACGGCACTTAGGAAACGTCCTGTGGCAGACCGGGGCGTACACGGAGTCGTACACGCTGAACGAGAAGACGCTCGACCTCATGCGCGAGAAGTTCGGCCCCGAGGACGAGGAGACTCTGTGGATGGCCCGCACCTACGCGGCCAACCTGCGTGCCCAGGGCAACTTCCACGAGGCGTTCGAACAGGACAAGGCGTCGCTGGAGGCGCATGAGAGGGCGTTCGGCCCGTTCGCCCCACCCACGCTGCGCGCGATCAACAACCTTGCGCTGGACCACGCCCTGCTCGCGCAGTACGACACCGCGCTCGAGCTACAGCGGCTGGCGTTCGTGGAGCAGAGCAGCGCGCGCCAGGGAGTGAGCAAGTGGGACGTGCAGTTGGCGTGGAACGGCCTCGCGCGGGTGGTTCGCCTGTCCGGCGACCACGCCAGCGCCTGCGACGTGGGCGAGGAGGCCTACGCGCACGGCATCCGCGAGCTGCAGATCGAGCACGCGCTCACGTTGATGACCGCCCGAGACCTGTCTATCGCCAAGCGCCGCCACGGCGATCTGGAGGAGGCGCTCGACCTCATTCAGGAGACGCACGCCAGGCTCACCAAGCTCTACGGGCCCGACAACCCCGAGACGATGGCCGCCACGGTCGCGCTCAGCAACACGTTGCGCCAAGCGGGCATGCCGGAGGAGGCCATGGTGCGGGCGCGCGAGGCCCTGCCGCGTTATAAGCACACGTTCGGGGAGGATCACCCGTTCACGTACGGCTGCATGATCAACATCGCGCTGCTCTACCGGCTGCGCGGCGACGCGCAACGAGCCAAGGAAATGGACGAGGAGGCCCGCGCCGGCCTGCTGGACAAGGTCGGCCGCGACCACATCTATAGCTTCAGCAGCACCATCAACCTCGCCAGCGACCTCGGCGCGCTGGGCGACGTCCATGGGGCATGTGAGTTGGGCGCGCAGGTCCTGGACCAGATCCGCAACTTCTACGGCCCACAGAATCTGCTGTCCCTCGCCGCCTCCGTCAACCTCTCGATCGACATGCGGGCCGTCGGCGAGGCCGAGAAGGGCAATGCCCTGTACGAGAGCACGATGGCCCAGTACGAGCAGCTGCTCCCGCCCAGCCACCCCGAGAGGATGGTCGCGGCCAAGGGCGAGCGGTTCAACTGGGACTTCGACCCCTTCAGCCTGTGA